The following are from one region of the Erwinia billingiae Eb661 genome:
- the gntR gene encoding gluconate operon transcriptional repressor GntR, which produces MKKKRPVLQDVADRVGITKMTVSRYLRNPDQVSVALQSRIAEALDELGYIPNKAPDILSNSTSRAIGVLLPSLTNQVFADVLRGIEAVTDAAGYQTMLGHFGYSAEKEELQIRSLLAWNIDGLILTERTHTAASLRMLETAGIPVLEMMDSVSPCLDMAVGFDNVEAARQMTHAILQKGHRRTVYLGARLDERTLLKQQGYEKAMREAGLEPRSIMMEEASSFSMGATLLKEAQRRYPDTDSLFCTNDDLAVGAMFECQRQGLRVPQEMAIAGFHGHDITQVVTPELATVVTPREKMGRESAALLLSSIRGELRDAKQVNVGFTISEGGSI; this is translated from the coding sequence ATGAAGAAGAAAAGACCGGTATTACAGGATGTTGCCGATCGTGTGGGCATCACCAAAATGACCGTTAGCCGCTATCTGCGTAATCCCGATCAGGTCTCTGTTGCCTTACAGAGCCGGATTGCCGAGGCGCTGGATGAGCTGGGTTACATCCCCAATAAAGCCCCCGATATTTTGTCTAATTCCACCAGTCGCGCCATTGGCGTGCTGCTGCCCTCCCTGACCAACCAGGTGTTCGCCGATGTGCTGCGCGGCATTGAGGCGGTGACCGATGCCGCGGGCTACCAGACTATGCTGGGCCACTTTGGCTACAGCGCGGAAAAAGAAGAGCTGCAAATCCGCTCGTTGCTGGCCTGGAACATTGATGGCCTGATCCTCACCGAACGCACCCACACCGCCGCCAGCCTGCGGATGCTGGAAACCGCCGGCATCCCGGTGCTGGAAATGATGGATTCGGTGTCGCCTTGCCTGGATATGGCGGTCGGCTTCGATAACGTTGAAGCCGCGCGCCAAATGACCCATGCCATTCTGCAGAAAGGCCATCGCCGTACGGTGTACCTTGGCGCCCGCCTGGATGAGCGTACCTTGCTTAAGCAGCAGGGCTACGAGAAGGCGATGCGGGAAGCCGGCCTGGAGCCGCGCAGCATCATGATGGAAGAGGCGTCCTCTTTCTCGATGGGCGCAACCCTGCTGAAGGAAGCCCAGCGCCGCTATCCCGATACCGACAGCCTGTTTTGTACCAACGATGACCTGGCGGTCGGCGCGATGTTCGAATGCCAGCGTCAGGGATTGCGGGTGCCCCAGGAAATGGCGATTGCCGGTTTTCACGGCCATGATATTACTCAGGTGGTAACACCTGAACTGGCAACGGTGGTGACACCGCGTGAAAAAATGGGTCGTGAATCTGCCGCATTGCTGCTGTCCAGCATCCGCGGTGAGTTGCGCGACGCCAAACAGGTGAATGTCGGCTTTACCATTTCGGAAGGTGGCAGCATCTGA